The Streptomyces albofaciens JCM 4342 genome has a segment encoding these proteins:
- a CDS encoding aldehyde dehydrogenase family protein, whose translation MPELFIGGQWTAAADGEVREIRCPADGTLVATVDEAGAADAAAAVTAARAAFDDGPWPRTPAAERGRLLLRVAGLLERDKDTYARAESLDTGKRFVESRYDMDDIANCFRYFGDLVASGNDGRVVDTGQPEVDSRVVYEPVGVCSLITPWNYPLLQTAWKVAPAVGAGDTFVLKPSELTPHTAILLMRTLAEAGLPDGVANLVLGAGGAVGAPLTTDERVDLVSFTGGLVTGRRIMAAAAPTVKKIALELGGKNPNLVFADTDFDTAVDYALMAVFLHSGQVCSAGARLLVDDELHDDFVDEIVRRARAIRLGGPFDEDARSGPLISAEHRDKVEKYVAAGLAEGAVLRCGGERPDAPRLRDGFFYLPTVLDECSPGMSVIRDESFGPVLTVERFRTEEEAVALANDTVYGLAAGVWTQNAERAHRVAARLRAGTVWINDFHPYVPQAEWGGMKQSGVGRELGPAGLGEYQEAKHIWRNTAPRPQRWFE comes from the coding sequence GACCGCCGCGGCCGACGGGGAGGTGCGCGAGATCCGCTGCCCGGCGGACGGCACGCTGGTCGCCACCGTCGACGAGGCGGGCGCCGCCGACGCGGCCGCCGCCGTCACCGCGGCCCGCGCGGCGTTCGACGACGGGCCGTGGCCGCGCACCCCGGCCGCGGAGCGCGGGCGGCTGCTGCTGCGCGTCGCCGGTCTGCTGGAGCGCGACAAGGACACGTACGCGCGGGCCGAGTCGCTGGACACCGGCAAGCGGTTCGTGGAGAGCCGGTACGACATGGACGACATCGCCAACTGCTTCCGCTACTTCGGCGATCTCGTGGCGTCCGGCAACGACGGGCGGGTGGTGGACACCGGGCAGCCGGAGGTGGACAGCCGGGTGGTGTACGAGCCGGTCGGCGTCTGCTCGCTGATCACGCCGTGGAACTATCCGCTGCTGCAGACGGCGTGGAAGGTGGCCCCGGCCGTCGGCGCGGGCGACACGTTCGTCCTCAAGCCCAGTGAACTGACCCCGCACACCGCGATCCTGCTGATGCGGACGCTGGCCGAGGCGGGGCTGCCGGACGGGGTGGCCAACCTGGTGCTGGGCGCGGGCGGCGCGGTCGGCGCGCCGCTGACCACCGACGAGCGGGTGGACCTGGTGTCCTTCACGGGCGGGCTGGTCACCGGGCGGCGCATCATGGCGGCCGCCGCGCCCACCGTGAAGAAGATCGCGCTGGAGCTGGGCGGCAAGAACCCCAACCTCGTCTTCGCCGACACCGACTTCGACACCGCCGTCGACTACGCGCTGATGGCGGTGTTCCTGCACTCCGGGCAGGTCTGCTCGGCGGGCGCGCGGCTGCTGGTGGACGACGAGCTGCACGACGACTTCGTGGACGAGATCGTGCGCCGGGCGCGGGCGATCCGGCTGGGCGGGCCGTTCGACGAGGACGCGCGCAGCGGACCGCTGATCTCCGCGGAGCACCGCGACAAGGTGGAGAAGTACGTGGCGGCGGGGCTGGCCGAGGGCGCGGTGTTGCGCTGCGGCGGCGAGCGCCCGGACGCCCCCCGGCTGCGGGACGGCTTCTTCTATCTGCCGACCGTGCTGGACGAGTGCTCCCCCGGCATGTCCGTCATCCGTGACGAATCGTTCGGTCCGGTGCTGACCGTGGAGCGGTTCCGTACCGAGGAGGAGGCGGTGGCGCTCGCCAACGACACCGTCTACGGGCTGGCCGCGGGGGTGTGGACGCAGAACGCGGAGCGTGCGCACCGGGTGGCCGCCCGGCTGCGGGCCGGCACCGTATGGATCAACGACTTCCACCCGTACGTCCCGCAGGCCGAGTGGGGCGGCATGAAGCAGTCCGGCGTCGGGCGCGAGCTGGGCCCGGCCGGGCTCGGGGAGTACCAGGAGGCCAAGCACATCTGGCGCAACACCGCGCCCCGGCCGCAGCGGTGGTTCGAGTGA